In Variovorax paradoxus, a single genomic region encodes these proteins:
- a CDS encoding cyclic GMP-AMP synthase DncV-like nucleotidyltransferase, whose product MQRDLPQLPTRRRFSDAASAKFFYLAEKIARVYEPTTTQLEELDRAYGSTGDYLATCPEFDGLLYRVHAHGSRQLGTMVRPIDACRTGYDIDLAACLEAAGMRRYSGSTGPALLIEHLYVALKRYADRHGLEIKRHERCVTLTYAGGMTADFAPIIDDPSQVVMHGDTHASIPDRDLQRYISTNPRGYCKAFDLIAQISPAFERSTAMHMTFDSMRKSELVPLPDADEVFGRLLSRLVQLTKINRNIRFGAPSGTLDLAPPSSFLTTLVANAYAIEAPKPHDGPMDLLLDMVSLMPKLFQRLQLPEGREFWYLSNPTALNDNLAGCMDTSSKQKAFDAWHERLQTDLTALVDAIDQSAGLDVIAKAAERAFGDRAKNAVLEDNAARREEKRTSGQAVFIAGGSAAISTPSRAHTNFGD is encoded by the coding sequence ATGCAACGCGATCTTCCCCAGCTTCCGACCCGCCGCCGTTTTTCCGATGCGGCGTCTGCGAAATTCTTCTACCTCGCCGAGAAGATCGCGCGGGTCTACGAGCCGACCACCACCCAACTCGAGGAGCTCGACCGAGCCTACGGGAGCACAGGCGACTACCTGGCGACTTGCCCGGAATTCGATGGCTTGCTGTACCGGGTTCATGCGCACGGCTCCCGGCAGCTCGGAACGATGGTTCGACCCATTGACGCATGCCGGACCGGCTACGACATCGACTTGGCCGCCTGCCTGGAAGCAGCCGGCATGCGCCGCTACAGTGGCTCGACCGGCCCCGCACTCCTCATTGAACACCTCTACGTCGCGTTGAAGCGCTACGCCGACCGGCACGGTCTGGAAATCAAGCGACACGAACGGTGCGTCACGCTGACCTACGCCGGTGGCATGACGGCCGACTTCGCGCCGATCATCGACGACCCCTCGCAGGTGGTGATGCACGGCGACACGCACGCAAGCATCCCCGACCGCGACCTGCAGCGCTACATCTCAACCAACCCGCGTGGGTACTGCAAAGCCTTCGACCTCATCGCGCAGATCTCGCCGGCGTTCGAACGCTCCACCGCGATGCACATGACATTCGACTCGATGCGAAAGTCCGAACTGGTGCCGCTGCCTGATGCGGACGAAGTTTTTGGCCGCCTGCTGTCGCGTCTGGTGCAGCTCACCAAGATCAATCGCAACATTCGGTTCGGTGCACCCTCGGGCACGTTGGATCTGGCACCGCCCTCGAGTTTCCTCACGACCCTTGTCGCCAATGCCTACGCGATTGAAGCGCCCAAGCCACACGATGGCCCCATGGACCTGCTGCTGGACATGGTGTCGCTGATGCCCAAGCTTTTCCAGCGCCTCCAGTTGCCTGAAGGCAGGGAGTTTTGGTATCTCAGCAACCCGACCGCCCTGAACGACAACCTGGCAGGTTGCATGGACACGAGCTCCAAGCAGAAGGCGTTCGATGCTTGGCACGAACGCCTGCAGACGGACCTGACCGCCCTCGTTGATGCCATCGATCAAAGCGCCGGCCTCGACGTCATTGCCAAGGCTGCCGAACGCGCATTCGGAGACCGTGCAAAGAACGCGGTGCTCGAGGACAACGCCGCACGGCGCGAGGAAAAGAGGACGTCGGGCCAGGCTGTCTTCATCGCTGGCGGATCTGCTGCGATTTCCACACCGAGCCGCGCCCACACCAATTTCGGTGATTGA
- a CDS encoding WYL domain-containing protein, with translation MPYLDQEARRREVDEIPRTQRERLAFIDFQLYFLGELRRQDLIDRFESGPAGATRDIAQYKEIASENLELDKAAKLYRPTKAFEPLFDHAPQRVLTALSQGFGQGLDAQSQPMVRCEYPTALNLPAASVIAPITRAIRLGKAVRLHYTSVASGRTLKELVPLALVDIGLMWQVRAFDRKHRQFRDYVLTRMQDPKVLDDRPVLKEETVEQDVLWNRVIELELVTHPNHPRSEIVEMDYPMVDGMLKVRVRAAHSGYMLRRWCVDCSPDHSLAARDFPLWLKEPLDLYGSEAELAPGYVDPRAGNGKKIRAM, from the coding sequence ATGCCATACCTCGATCAAGAAGCGCGTCGCCGTGAGGTCGACGAAATTCCGCGCACTCAACGTGAGCGTCTGGCATTCATCGACTTCCAGCTCTACTTTTTGGGTGAGCTTCGGCGACAGGACCTGATCGATCGATTCGAGTCCGGACCCGCCGGTGCAACGCGCGACATCGCTCAGTACAAGGAGATCGCCTCCGAAAACCTGGAGCTCGACAAGGCAGCGAAGCTCTATCGACCTACCAAAGCCTTTGAGCCGCTTTTTGACCACGCGCCCCAGCGCGTGCTGACAGCGCTTTCGCAGGGCTTTGGTCAAGGTCTTGATGCGCAGTCGCAACCCATGGTGCGATGCGAATACCCGACTGCGTTGAATCTGCCAGCGGCTTCCGTGATCGCGCCGATCACCCGGGCGATCCGTCTGGGGAAGGCTGTGCGGCTCCACTACACCTCCGTCGCAAGTGGCCGGACCCTCAAGGAACTGGTACCTCTGGCACTGGTCGACATCGGTCTGATGTGGCAGGTGAGGGCGTTCGACCGGAAGCATCGCCAGTTTCGAGACTACGTACTCACGCGCATGCAAGATCCCAAGGTGCTGGATGACCGCCCTGTGCTCAAGGAAGAGACCGTAGAGCAAGACGTGCTGTGGAATCGTGTCATCGAGCTGGAACTGGTCACGCACCCGAATCATCCAAGATCTGAAATCGTCGAGATGGACTACCCAATGGTGGACGGTATGCTTAAGGTACGAGTGCGCGCTGCGCACTCGGGCTACATGCTCCGACGCTGGTGCGTGGACTGTTCTCCAGACCACAGCCTTGCCGCTCGCGATTTTCCACTGTGGCTCAAAGAACCGTTGGATTTGTACGGGAGCGAAGCCGAGCTTGCTCCCGGCTATGTCGATCCTCGCGCAGGCAACGGAAAAAAGATTCGCGCAATGTAG
- a CDS encoding YhaN family protein, with protein MRLAELDLLAYGKFTDTKLPFPKAEHDFHIVIGPNEAGKSTVRRAITELLFGMEVRSPLGFKHAQSDLRLAGVLEGGPSRLAFIRTKQQKSLRSMSDEVLQESYLAGTLGALTQETFEELHCLDHGRLLRGGQGIVDPKNSVSQILFQAASGLEDFAVIREALGERASALFAKTGKNNRFAKASEKFTSAHRTLREVQVRTKVWVDTREALQAAEDALESERDRRRALELQRTAWDRARRLAHLISALDQLQAEDAQRGEVTVFAPGAREVLESGIEQINAASATHLTREEDAIRAQTAFDGIDTNEDILQESALITRLGALCGLHPNHARDLPLRRAEVNAWLADIIERSEQFGWGVSEAEVRASLPQDKVVRSIDALLKSRGAYVAEERAARDTLAERQTTVDTLKEKLAASASQGPDALLVESLEMALPFKASDANLKALAAAAQSARTLARNALTSLGRPALTEDLLRSLRLPSLERVNAYRQGRQDVAQALELGRSLATQSQTTADGIALSLKQFERSHQVVTVAQVSDARRDRDHHWAGIKAGSLSLTEGAPRLDTAIRLADELGDSRTRSEADAAEVQALRDQIERATQEQARHDGVVEQKGIELDALDARWRETAAAMGLEGMELDDLPEWLSLRDAALRAADTAEQKKGECDDAQEAARLAQEALAQAVSAAGLVVTGASGIAALCAIADNHVQAANVNRTRRLDLQQQLESAETALRVATTAKEAKGQALLEWNTKWEATLARANLTGLGGDIGEAEAAIRACEFIRQRMERVDTMRLERIETMEADLRTMQEAAATLTEKMAPELAGNAPEEVFGILNARLEEAKRGADRKSHAQKYLDDALRRRDDANSDLLQARRSLAPLLGIAGVDEPKLALPLIERWETSNKQQAEISRIQKEIDSHSDGLPLSKIRQEVASHPADQAADQVLRLKDLLSDSDLKLTSLVTSQIQARAAFDTINGGDKAAVAEAERHEALAEMSEVSEEYLQLATAGSLLKWAVDRYRDRKQGPLLDQASEIFRDLTLGAFQKLRVDFEQTPPALVAYRPNSLAVKVSGLSDGTRDQLFLALRIAALELQSDQGTPVPFIADDLFINFDDRRSQAGLEALFALSASTQVIFLSHQEHLLPVVQKLFPQANLLQLSADEVAA; from the coding sequence ATGCGACTGGCCGAACTCGATCTGCTTGCCTACGGCAAATTCACCGACACGAAGCTGCCGTTCCCCAAGGCCGAGCACGACTTCCACATCGTCATCGGCCCGAACGAGGCCGGGAAGTCCACCGTACGCCGCGCCATCACCGAGCTGCTCTTCGGCATGGAGGTGCGCTCCCCACTGGGCTTCAAGCATGCGCAGAGTGACCTGCGACTGGCTGGCGTGCTCGAGGGCGGACCGTCCAGACTCGCCTTCATCCGCACCAAGCAGCAAAAGTCATTGCGCTCGATGTCCGACGAGGTGCTCCAGGAAAGCTATCTGGCAGGCACTCTCGGCGCATTGACCCAGGAAACCTTCGAAGAGCTGCACTGCCTGGACCATGGAAGATTGCTCAGGGGCGGACAAGGCATCGTCGACCCGAAGAACTCCGTCAGCCAGATCCTGTTCCAGGCGGCCTCGGGCCTCGAGGACTTCGCCGTCATCCGCGAGGCCCTCGGGGAACGCGCCAGCGCGCTCTTTGCCAAGACAGGAAAAAACAATCGGTTCGCCAAGGCCTCGGAAAAATTCACCTCCGCGCATCGAACGCTGAGGGAAGTGCAGGTGCGCACCAAGGTATGGGTCGACACGCGAGAAGCGCTGCAGGCCGCAGAGGATGCGCTTGAGAGTGAGCGCGACAGAAGACGAGCTCTGGAACTGCAACGAACGGCCTGGGATCGGGCAAGGCGCCTGGCACACCTGATCTCGGCCCTGGATCAGTTGCAGGCCGAGGACGCGCAACGCGGCGAGGTGACTGTCTTTGCGCCAGGTGCGAGGGAGGTGCTCGAGAGCGGCATCGAGCAGATCAACGCGGCGTCGGCCACCCATTTGACCCGCGAGGAAGATGCCATCCGGGCGCAGACGGCTTTCGATGGGATAGACACCAACGAGGACATCCTCCAGGAATCCGCTTTGATCACCCGGCTGGGCGCCCTGTGCGGCCTGCATCCCAACCACGCCCGCGACCTCCCGCTGCGCCGTGCGGAAGTCAACGCTTGGTTGGCCGACATCATCGAGCGCAGCGAGCAGTTTGGCTGGGGGGTGAGCGAAGCCGAGGTGCGCGCCAGTCTTCCGCAGGACAAAGTCGTGCGATCGATCGATGCGCTCCTGAAGAGCCGTGGTGCCTACGTGGCGGAGGAGCGCGCAGCGCGCGACACCCTGGCGGAGCGCCAGACAACGGTTGATACATTGAAGGAGAAGCTTGCCGCGTCCGCAAGCCAGGGCCCAGATGCGCTGCTCGTGGAGTCCCTCGAGATGGCGCTCCCGTTCAAAGCGAGCGACGCGAACTTGAAAGCTTTGGCGGCCGCCGCGCAGAGCGCACGGACCCTTGCGCGCAACGCCTTGACGAGCTTGGGAAGGCCTGCGCTCACCGAAGACCTCCTCCGGTCGCTGCGCCTTCCGTCCCTTGAGCGCGTGAACGCCTACCGTCAGGGCCGGCAGGATGTGGCTCAGGCCTTGGAGCTCGGGCGATCCCTCGCAACGCAGAGTCAGACCACCGCGGACGGCATTGCGCTGAGCCTGAAACAGTTTGAGCGCTCGCACCAGGTTGTGACCGTCGCACAAGTGTCGGACGCCCGCCGCGATCGGGATCACCATTGGGCCGGCATCAAGGCGGGAAGCTTGTCGCTCACCGAAGGCGCACCTCGGCTGGACACTGCCATTCGGCTGGCCGACGAGTTGGGCGACTCTCGCACACGATCCGAAGCCGACGCTGCGGAGGTGCAGGCCCTGCGCGACCAGATCGAACGGGCAACGCAGGAGCAGGCCCGGCACGACGGCGTCGTCGAACAGAAGGGCATCGAACTCGACGCGCTCGATGCACGATGGCGCGAGACCGCCGCCGCCATGGGCCTTGAGGGCATGGAGCTCGACGATCTCCCTGAATGGCTCAGCCTGAGGGATGCCGCCTTGCGCGCGGCCGACACGGCCGAGCAGAAAAAAGGGGAATGCGACGACGCGCAGGAGGCTGCGCGTCTGGCCCAGGAGGCACTTGCCCAAGCCGTGAGCGCTGCGGGTCTCGTCGTGACCGGCGCCTCAGGCATCGCAGCGCTTTGCGCAATCGCGGACAACCACGTCCAGGCTGCGAACGTCAATCGCACGCGTCGTCTGGATCTGCAGCAGCAGCTGGAAAGCGCGGAGACGGCGTTGCGGGTCGCCACGACGGCCAAAGAAGCGAAGGGGCAGGCCCTGCTCGAATGGAACACGAAATGGGAAGCGACGCTCGCCCGTGCCAATCTCACTGGCCTCGGTGGCGACATCGGCGAAGCCGAGGCCGCCATCCGGGCTTGCGAGTTCATTCGCCAGCGCATGGAGCGGGTCGACACGATGCGGTTGGAGCGAATCGAAACGATGGAGGCCGACCTGCGCACAATGCAAGAGGCTGCTGCGACTCTGACCGAGAAGATGGCTCCGGAACTGGCAGGAAACGCGCCTGAGGAGGTGTTCGGCATCCTGAATGCGAGGCTCGAGGAGGCGAAGCGGGGGGCGGATCGCAAGTCGCATGCGCAGAAATACCTCGACGACGCCTTGCGTCGCCGCGACGACGCGAACTCGGATCTGCTGCAGGCCAGACGGAGTCTGGCGCCTTTGCTCGGTATCGCGGGCGTCGATGAGCCGAAGCTTGCGCTGCCCCTGATTGAGCGATGGGAGACAAGCAACAAACAGCAGGCGGAGATCAGCCGAATCCAGAAAGAAATCGATTCGCACTCCGACGGCCTGCCGCTCTCAAAAATTCGACAGGAGGTCGCCAGTCATCCGGCCGACCAGGCGGCCGATCAGGTCCTGCGCTTGAAGGACCTGCTCAGCGATTCCGATCTCAAGCTCACGTCGCTCGTAACGAGCCAGATCCAGGCGAGGGCCGCATTCGACACGATCAACGGCGGCGACAAAGCAGCCGTTGCCGAAGCCGAGCGGCACGAAGCATTGGCCGAGATGTCGGAAGTGAGTGAGGAGTACCTGCAGCTTGCAACCGCAGGCAGCTTGCTGAAGTGGGCGGTGGACCGCTACCGCGACCGGAAGCAAGGGCCGCTTTTGGACCAGGCCAGCGAAATTTTCAGGGACCTGACGCTCGGTGCCTTCCAGAAGCTGCGTGTCGATTTTGAGCAGACGCCTCCAGCCCTCGTCGCCTACAGGCCGAACTCGCTGGCGGTCAAGGTTTCTGGCCTGAGCGACGGGACGCGAGACCAGCTCTTCCTGGCGCTGAGGATTGCCGCGCTGGAGCTTCAGTCGGATCAAGGAACACCGGTCCCCTTCATCGCGGACGACCTCTTCATCAACTTCGATGACAGGCGATCGCAGGCGGGTCTGGAGGCCCTGTTCGCTCTCTCGGCCAGCACCCAAGTGATCTTCCTTAGCCATCAGGAACACCTGCTGCCGGTGGTCCAAAAGCTGTTTCCGCAAGCGAATCTGCTCCAGTTGAGCGCCGATGAGGTTGCTGCGTAA
- a CDS encoding S-4TM family putative pore-forming effector: MNQIITKQNERYSLQLLSAQRQTYSDAKCLLAFQLVLIGPLAAATAMVSIFVPDWKIIVALWGVIVLVLDLAYFTPKQKRLRESGARIQERFDCEVLNLSWDATRVGSQEPHENVIRQSARYQKIAHTMTSLEDWYSVVVGSLPMPMARLICQRTNCWWDAEQRRKYASVMGGILLTSFLVVLALGVFAKLSVNELILIVLFPMLSTLKQAYQQWSDNREAANRLDILRACAEKSWKAALSGADDRTLENESRALQGEIFDGRKRNPLVFDFLFKRLRDEHEVQMNSGAAHLVAEAEQAMKP, encoded by the coding sequence ATGAACCAGATCATCACGAAGCAGAACGAGCGGTATTCACTGCAGCTACTCAGCGCGCAACGGCAAACTTATTCGGACGCCAAGTGCTTGCTGGCTTTCCAACTGGTGCTGATTGGGCCACTGGCAGCAGCGACGGCCATGGTGAGCATCTTCGTGCCCGACTGGAAGATCATTGTTGCGCTGTGGGGAGTGATCGTCCTTGTGCTCGATCTCGCGTACTTCACACCAAAGCAAAAACGTCTTCGTGAATCCGGTGCCCGAATCCAGGAACGCTTCGACTGCGAGGTGTTGAACCTGAGTTGGGATGCAACGCGAGTGGGCAGCCAGGAGCCGCATGAAAACGTGATCCGACAGTCTGCCCGCTATCAAAAGATCGCCCACACGATGACGTCGCTGGAGGACTGGTACTCGGTGGTGGTGGGCAGCCTGCCCATGCCAATGGCCCGTCTAATCTGTCAGCGCACGAACTGCTGGTGGGATGCCGAGCAGCGCCGCAAATACGCGTCCGTCATGGGCGGAATTCTGCTCACGAGTTTCCTCGTCGTCCTTGCCCTGGGCGTCTTTGCAAAGCTTTCGGTCAATGAGTTGATCTTGATTGTGCTGTTCCCCATGTTGTCGACTTTAAAGCAAGCCTATCAACAATGGAGCGACAACCGTGAGGCCGCCAACAGGCTGGACATTCTCCGCGCGTGCGCAGAGAAATCCTGGAAGGCCGCGCTCAGCGGAGCAGACGACCGTACGCTAGAAAATGAGTCACGAGCTTTGCAAGGAGAGATTTTTGATGGGCGGAAGCGCAATCCACTGGTCTTCGATTTCCTCTTCAAACGCTTGCGCGATGAACATGAGGTGCAGATGAACTCGGGGGCAGCGCATCTCGTAGCTGAAGCGGAGCAGGCCATGAAGCCCTGA